A window from Sphingobium sp. EM0848 encodes these proteins:
- the glmS gene encoding glutamine--fructose-6-phosphate transaminase (isomerizing) yields MCGIIGIIGKDDVAERLVEGLKRLEYRGYDSAGVATVYEGAIDRRRAEGKLVNLVKELAQAPLPGTTGIAHTRWATHGAPTTNNAHPHATREVALVHNGIIENFKPLREELMARGRTFDSQTDTEVVAHLVSELVEQGASPKEAVQQVLPRLHGAFALAILFRSHPDMLIGARLGSPLVVGYGEGETYLGSDALALAPLTQRIAYLEEGDWVIITRDGAEIFDKDNNPVERPVTISGVTGELISKGNHRHYMLKEIYEQPVVVAQTLRSYLRRMEDQVSLPIPDFDLGAIRRVTIVACGTSYYAGMVAKYWFEQFARVPVDIDVASEFRYRAPVMEEGGLMIVISQSGETADTLAALRHARAEGQKIAAVVNVPTSTMAREADLLLPTLAGPEIGVASTKAFTCQLAVLAAFAANLARAKGRLDAKAEKELVRHLAEAPAALNGALAYDESIEAMAHLIAGARDVLYLGRGPDYPLALEGALKLKEISYIHAEGYAAGEMKHGPIALIDDKVPVIVLAPSGPLFEKTVSNMQEVQARGGKVVLISDYDGVQAAGEGCMATITMPKVHPLIAPMVYAVPVQLLAYHVAVAKGTDVDQPRNLAKSVTVE; encoded by the coding sequence ATGTGCGGCATCATTGGAATCATCGGCAAGGACGACGTGGCGGAGCGGTTGGTCGAGGGGCTGAAGCGTCTCGAATATCGCGGCTATGACAGCGCGGGGGTCGCGACGGTGTATGAGGGCGCGATCGACCGTCGCCGGGCCGAAGGCAAGCTGGTCAATCTGGTGAAGGAGTTGGCGCAGGCGCCGTTGCCCGGCACGACCGGCATCGCCCACACCCGCTGGGCGACCCATGGCGCGCCGACGACCAACAATGCGCATCCCCACGCGACCAGGGAAGTCGCCCTCGTTCACAACGGCATCATCGAGAATTTCAAGCCGCTGCGCGAGGAACTGATGGCGCGCGGCCGGACCTTCGACAGCCAGACCGACACCGAAGTCGTCGCCCATCTGGTGAGCGAACTGGTGGAGCAGGGCGCCAGTCCCAAGGAAGCGGTCCAGCAGGTGCTGCCGCGCCTGCACGGCGCTTTTGCGCTGGCGATCCTGTTCCGCAGCCATCCGGACATGCTGATCGGCGCGCGGCTCGGCTCGCCGCTGGTGGTGGGCTATGGTGAGGGCGAGACCTATCTGGGGTCGGATGCTCTGGCTTTGGCGCCGCTGACCCAGCGCATCGCCTATCTGGAGGAAGGCGACTGGGTCATCATCACCCGCGACGGCGCGGAGATTTTCGACAAGGACAATAATCCCGTCGAGCGTCCCGTCACCATTTCGGGCGTGACCGGCGAGCTGATCTCCAAGGGCAATCACCGTCATTACATGCTCAAGGAGATTTATGAGCAGCCGGTGGTCGTGGCGCAGACGCTGCGTTCCTATCTCCGCCGGATGGAGGATCAGGTGTCGCTGCCGATCCCCGATTTCGATCTGGGCGCGATCCGCCGCGTGACGATCGTGGCGTGCGGCACCAGCTATTATGCTGGCATGGTCGCCAAATATTGGTTCGAGCAGTTCGCCCGCGTGCCCGTCGACATCGATGTGGCGAGCGAATTCCGTTACCGCGCGCCGGTGATGGAGGAAGGCGGCCTGATGATCGTCATCAGCCAGTCGGGCGAAACCGCCGATACGCTGGCCGCGTTGCGCCATGCCCGCGCCGAAGGGCAGAAGATCGCCGCCGTCGTCAATGTGCCGACCAGCACCATGGCGCGGGAGGCGGACCTGCTGCTGCCGACGCTGGCCGGACCGGAAATCGGCGTGGCGTCGACCAAGGCCTTTACCTGCCAGTTGGCGGTGCTGGCGGCATTCGCGGCCAATCTGGCGCGGGCCAAGGGACGGCTGGACGCGAAGGCCGAGAAGGAGCTGGTCCGTCATCTCGCCGAAGCGCCCGCCGCGCTCAACGGCGCGCTGGCCTACGACGAGTCGATCGAGGCGATGGCGCATCTGATCGCAGGGGCGCGCGATGTGCTCTATCTGGGTCGCGGACCGGATTATCCGCTGGCGCTGGAAGGGGCGCTCAAGCTCAAGGAAATCAGCTATATCCATGCCGAGGGCTATGCCGCGGGCGAGATGAAGCATGGCCCGATCGCGCTGATCGACGACAAGGTGCCGGTGATCGTCCTCGCGCCCAGCGGTCCTCTGTTCGAAAAGACCGTCAGCAACATGCAGGAAGTGCAGGCGCGCGGCGGCAAGGTGGTGCTGATCTCCGACTATGACGGGGTGCAGGCGGCGGGTGAGGGCTGCATGGCGACGATCACCATGCCCAAGGTCCATCCGCTGATCGCGCCGATGGTCTATGCCGTGCCGGTGCAGTTGCTCGCCTATCATGTCGCCGTCGCCAAGGGCACCGATGTCGATCAGCCGCGCAACCTCGCCAAATCCGTCACGGTGGAGTGA